The Actinobacillus equuli genome includes a window with the following:
- a CDS encoding DUF554 domain-containing protein, translating into MLVGPYVNGAAVLIGGLIGAFLGAKLPERVKSNLPPLFGLCSMGLGIMLIIGAKNMSAVVLALIVGTIIGELICLEKGIGSLAGKMRGTVDKIFPPSGVSHQEFLNQFVAILILFCASGMGVFGSMKEGMTGDPSVLFIKAILDFFTAGIFAATLGYAVSSIAVPLILVQVSLALLASLIMPLTTPNMLADFSTAGGFIMLATGLRICGIKHFAVANMLPALILVMPFSYFWQMFVA; encoded by the coding sequence ATGCTCGTAGGCCCTTATGTCAATGGTGCCGCCGTATTAATCGGCGGACTTATCGGTGCATTTTTAGGTGCAAAATTACCCGAGCGAGTGAAAAGTAACTTACCTCCGCTATTTGGGCTTTGCTCAATGGGCTTGGGCATTATGTTGATTATCGGCGCAAAAAATATGTCTGCCGTGGTATTGGCATTAATTGTTGGAACAATTATCGGTGAGTTAATTTGTTTAGAAAAAGGTATCGGTAGCTTAGCCGGTAAAATGCGAGGTACGGTGGATAAAATTTTCCCACCATCCGGTGTTTCACACCAAGAATTCTTAAATCAATTTGTGGCGATTTTAATTTTGTTCTGTGCCAGCGGTATGGGCGTATTCGGCTCAATGAAAGAAGGCATGACCGGCGACCCATCCGTATTGTTTATTAAAGCGATCTTAGATTTCTTCACTGCCGGCATTTTTGCCGCTACTCTGGGCTATGCGGTTTCAAGCATTGCCGTGCCATTGATTCTCGTGCAAGTCAGCTTAGCATTATTAGCCAGCTTGATTATGCCGCTCACTACACCAAATATGCTCGCCGACTTCTCAACTGCCGGCGGCTTTATTATGCTCGCAACCGGCTTACGTATCTGCGGTATCAAACATTTTGCCGTTGCCAATATGCTGCCGGCACTGATTTTAGTGATGCCTTTCTCTTATTTTTGGCAAATGTTTGTAGCTTAA
- a CDS encoding integration host factor subunit beta, protein MTKSELIDNLVSLNPTLQVKSVEDGVKELLEQIMLSLEQGERVEVRGFGSFSLHYRQPRLGRNPKTGESVKLDAKYVPHFKAGKDLKERVDLA, encoded by the coding sequence ATGACTAAATCAGAACTTATTGACAATTTAGTATCACTTAATCCGACATTGCAAGTAAAATCTGTGGAAGATGGCGTAAAAGAGCTTTTAGAGCAAATTATGCTGTCTTTAGAACAGGGTGAACGAGTTGAGGTAAGAGGATTTGGTAGTTTTTCTTTACATTATCGCCAGCCTCGTCTAGGTCGTAATCCTAAAACAGGTGAAAGTGTTAAATTAGATGCGAAATACGTCCCTCATTTTAAAGCGGGAAAAGATTTAAAAGAACGTGTTGATTTAGCATAA
- a CDS encoding SirB2 family protein, with translation MEFFPQLVLAHVGFAYISLILLLTRGVLASKMVDWRQYKILRIAPHLIDTLLLVSGIILLVILLSNGIYALNEMQWLIPKIAFLVLYIVFSAKAFKKSQPFSLKNFILAVISFMLTMLVATLR, from the coding sequence ATGGAATTTTTTCCTCAATTAGTGTTAGCCCATGTAGGCTTTGCCTATATCAGCTTGATCTTGTTACTGACACGTGGCGTACTCGCGTCAAAAATGGTGGACTGGCGTCAATATAAAATTTTACGTATTGCTCCGCACCTCATTGATACGCTATTACTTGTTTCAGGCATCATTCTACTCGTGATTTTGCTTTCAAACGGTATCTATGCCCTAAATGAAATGCAGTGGCTTATCCCTAAGATTGCGTTTTTAGTGCTTTATATCGTATTCAGTGCGAAAGCATTTAAAAAATCCCAACCGTTCTCGCTTAAGAACTTTATCTTAGCCGTGATAAGTTTTATGTTAACCATGCTGGTAGCGACCTTGCGCTAA
- the rpsA gene encoding 30S ribosomal protein S1, with the protein MSENFAQLLEEFLATEARLGSVVKGTVVAIQKGYVIVDTGFKSESSIPAEEFTNAQGELEVQVGDQVDVVLKAVEDGFGETVVSRGDAKRNEAWIALEKAFEEQATVIGFVNGKVKGGFTVELNGVRAFLPGSLVDTRPVRDSLNLEGKELEFKVIKLDQKRNNVVVSRRAVIESESNQDRDEVLANLVEGSVVKGTVKNLTDYGAFVDLGGVDGLLHITDMAWKRVKHPSEVVNVGDEVTVKVLKFDKDRTRVSLGLKQLGQDPWAAIAQNHPVNSKLTGKVTNLTDYGCFVEILDGVEGLVHVSEMDWTNKNIHPSKVVSVGDVVEVMVLEVDEERRRISLGLKQCKANPWEHFAATHNKNDKVTGKIKSITDFGIFIGLEGGIDGLVHLSDISWNVSGEEAVRNYKKGDEVEAVVLQVDAVKERISLGIKQLESDPFTNFVDSTKKGAIVTGKVVEVDAKGVKVELEGGVEAFIRANEATRDRVEDITTVISAGDSIEAKYTGVDRKSRVVNLSVRAKDEAEESAAIAQVNKQQEVEMPNAMAAAFQAAKGE; encoded by the coding sequence ATGTCAGAAAATTTTGCTCAACTACTTGAAGAATTCCTAGCAACAGAAGCTCGTTTAGGTTCTGTAGTTAAAGGTACTGTAGTAGCTATCCAAAAAGGCTATGTAATCGTTGATACAGGTTTTAAATCTGAATCATCAATCCCAGCTGAAGAATTCACAAATGCTCAAGGCGAACTTGAAGTTCAAGTTGGCGACCAAGTAGACGTGGTTCTTAAAGCAGTTGAAGATGGCTTCGGTGAAACAGTAGTTTCTCGTGGTGATGCAAAACGTAACGAAGCTTGGATTGCTTTAGAGAAAGCATTCGAAGAACAAGCTACTGTTATCGGTTTTGTTAACGGTAAAGTAAAAGGTGGTTTCACTGTTGAATTAAACGGTGTTCGTGCATTCTTACCAGGTTCATTAGTTGATACTCGTCCAGTTCGCGATTCTTTAAACTTAGAAGGTAAAGAGTTAGAATTCAAAGTAATCAAACTTGACCAAAAACGTAACAACGTAGTTGTTTCTCGTCGTGCTGTAATCGAATCAGAAAGCAACCAAGATCGTGATGAAGTATTAGCGAACTTAGTTGAAGGTTCTGTAGTTAAAGGTACAGTTAAAAACTTAACTGACTACGGTGCATTCGTTGATTTAGGTGGCGTTGACGGTTTATTACACATCACTGATATGGCTTGGAAACGTGTTAAACACCCAAGCGAAGTTGTTAACGTAGGTGATGAAGTAACTGTTAAAGTATTAAAATTTGACAAAGACCGTACTCGTGTATCATTAGGCTTAAAACAATTAGGTCAAGATCCATGGGCTGCAATCGCTCAAAACCACCCAGTAAACAGCAAATTAACTGGTAAAGTAACTAACTTAACAGACTACGGCTGTTTCGTTGAAATTTTAGACGGTGTTGAAGGTTTAGTTCACGTTTCAGAAATGGATTGGACAAACAAAAACATCCACCCATCTAAAGTTGTTAGCGTAGGTGATGTAGTTGAAGTAATGGTACTTGAAGTTGATGAAGAACGTCGTCGTATCTCATTAGGTTTAAAACAATGTAAAGCAAACCCTTGGGAACACTTCGCAGCAACTCACAACAAAAACGATAAAGTGACAGGTAAAATCAAATCTATCACTGATTTCGGTATCTTCATTGGTCTTGAAGGTGGTATCGACGGTTTAGTTCACTTATCTGACATTTCTTGGAATGTTTCAGGTGAAGAAGCTGTTCGTAACTACAAAAAAGGTGACGAAGTAGAAGCTGTTGTATTACAAGTTGATGCAGTGAAAGAGCGTATTTCTTTAGGTATCAAACAATTAGAATCAGATCCGTTCACAAACTTCGTAGACAGCACTAAAAAAGGTGCTATCGTGACTGGTAAAGTTGTAGAAGTTGATGCTAAAGGTGTTAAAGTTGAGTTAGAAGGTGGCGTGGAAGCGTTCATCCGTGCTAACGAAGCAACTCGTGATCGCGTTGAAGATATCACTACAGTAATTTCTGCTGGTGATTCAATCGAAGCGAAATACACAGGCGTTGATCGTAAATCTCGCGTTGTTAACTTATCTGTTCGTGCGAAAGATGAAGCTGAAGAATCAGCAGCAATCGCTCAAGTGAACAAACAACAAGAAGTTGAGATGCCAAACGCAATGGCAGCAGCTTTCCAAGCAGCTAAAGGCGAATAA
- the degS gene encoding outer membrane-stress sensor serine endopeptidase DegS, protein MKKKAMQAVGFGLFCAFLILYIAPLVNNKINPVGQSNIAIASYHDAVKLASPAVVNVYNRSPSQNGETFEVKNLGSGVIMTADGYILTNKHVIQNAAQIIVALQTGKISDATLVGDDTLTDLAVLKIKAENLPTIPQNDERPIRIGDVVFAIGNPFNLGQSITQGIISATGRNALTDGGRQNFIQTDASINRGNSGGALINSAGELVGINTLSLGKTSDELAEGLNFAIPINLAKQIMSKIIKDGRVIRGYFGVNSSLYSTASQEKTKGVLITGVAENGPAAQAGIKDKDRILKVGDVDAESPTQMMDLLANMKPGTQVKVQILRNGQVMEVNVIIGEFPEL, encoded by the coding sequence ATGAAGAAAAAAGCAATGCAGGCAGTGGGTTTCGGACTTTTTTGTGCGTTTTTAATTCTTTATATTGCTCCTTTAGTCAATAATAAGATTAATCCGGTAGGACAATCGAATATTGCTATTGCCAGTTATCATGATGCGGTAAAATTAGCTTCTCCGGCCGTTGTAAATGTGTATAATCGCTCGCCAAGCCAAAACGGTGAAACTTTTGAAGTGAAAAATTTAGGCTCGGGTGTAATTATGACCGCTGATGGCTATATTTTAACGAATAAGCATGTTATTCAAAATGCGGCACAGATTATTGTTGCGTTACAAACAGGTAAAATTTCAGATGCAACCTTGGTTGGCGATGATACGCTTACCGATTTGGCAGTATTGAAAATTAAAGCGGAAAATTTGCCGACTATTCCCCAGAATGATGAGCGTCCAATTCGTATTGGTGATGTCGTATTTGCGATAGGTAACCCATTTAATTTAGGACAGAGTATTACACAAGGTATTATCAGTGCTACAGGGCGTAATGCTTTAACAGATGGCGGTCGCCAGAATTTTATCCAAACGGATGCTTCGATTAATCGAGGTAATTCTGGAGGCGCATTAATCAATTCGGCTGGAGAGCTAGTAGGAATTAATACGTTAAGTCTTGGAAAAACCAGTGATGAATTAGCGGAAGGTTTGAATTTTGCTATTCCAATCAATTTGGCTAAGCAAATTATGAGCAAAATTATCAAAGATGGTCGGGTTATTCGTGGTTATTTTGGTGTAAATAGTTCATTATATTCAACGGCGAGTCAGGAAAAAACTAAAGGCGTGTTAATTACAGGAGTTGCGGAGAACGGTCCTGCTGCACAGGCTGGAATTAAAGATAAAGATCGTATCTTGAAAGTGGGCGATGTGGATGCGGAATCACCAACGCAAATGATGGATTTACTTGCTAATATGAAACCAGGAACGCAAGTAAAGGTACAGATCTTACGTAACGGTCAAGTTATGGAAGTTAATGTTATTATTGGTGAATTTCCAGAATTATAA
- a CDS encoding PNPOx family protein: MMQKLPSHISRFIHQNHVVSFAVYGKNDFWAANCFYAFDSEQVRLIILTDKNTRHGLLMQENSHIVGTIAAQVETLTDIEGVQFSAHCTCLIDSTARQEALDCYYTRHPIARLKPSDVWEIRFDMIKHTGNKLVFAKKTIWEREEV; encoded by the coding sequence ATGATGCAGAAACTTCCCTCCCATATCAGCCGCTTTATCCACCAAAATCATGTCGTGAGTTTTGCTGTCTATGGCAAAAATGACTTTTGGGCGGCAAACTGTTTTTATGCTTTCGATAGCGAACAAGTTCGCTTAATCATTCTTACCGATAAAAACACTCGCCACGGTCTGTTGATGCAAGAAAACTCACATATTGTAGGCACAATTGCCGCTCAAGTTGAAACGCTTACCGACATTGAAGGTGTTCAATTCTCAGCGCATTGCACCTGTTTGATTGATTCAACAGCTCGCCAAGAGGCTTTAGATTGCTATTATACTCGCCATCCAATCGCCCGCTTAAAACCGAGTGATGTATGGGAAATTCGCTTTGATATGATTAAACATACTGGGAATAAATTGGTTTTCGCAAAGAAAACCATTTGGGAAAGAGAAGAAGTCTAG
- a CDS encoding LapA family protein, with translation MKYILGILITLAVIMVAVTIGANNDQLITFNYVLAQSELRLSSLVAILFGFGLILGWLITGVFYLRLKLQNIALNRRVKRQAQQITELTTTTPKAE, from the coding sequence ATGAAATATATTTTAGGTATTTTAATTACCTTAGCGGTAATTATGGTTGCGGTAACCATTGGTGCAAATAACGATCAATTAATTACTTTTAATTATGTACTTGCACAAAGTGAACTACGTTTATCTAGCCTCGTTGCGATTTTATTTGGTTTCGGCTTAATTTTAGGTTGGTTAATTACGGGTGTATTCTATTTGCGTCTTAAATTACAAAATATTGCACTCAATCGCCGAGTGAAAAGACAGGCGCAGCAAATTACAGAATTAACGACCACTACGCCAAAGGCTGAGTAA
- the pyrF gene encoding orotidine-5'-phosphate decarboxylase translates to MDNKIIVALDYETEHEALSFVDQVDPSLCRLKVGKEMFTTLGTNFVKQLHERKFDVFLDLKYHDIPNTVARAVRSAADLGVWMVDLHASGGLTMMEEAKKILEPYGKDAPLLIAVTVLTSMEDLDLLQIGINASPMEQVIRLAHLAQRAGLDGVVCSPQEVEVLRTHCGKDFKLVTPGIRPEGSDFGDQRRVMTPKQAIDTGSDYLVIGRPITQAQEPLAVLKSINASIR, encoded by the coding sequence ATGGATAATAAAATTATTGTTGCCTTAGATTATGAAACGGAACATGAAGCCTTAAGCTTTGTGGATCAAGTCGATCCTTCTCTTTGCCGTTTAAAAGTTGGCAAAGAAATGTTTACCACCTTAGGAACAAATTTTGTTAAACAATTACATGAACGTAAATTTGATGTCTTCCTCGATTTAAAATATCATGACATTCCGAATACTGTTGCTCGTGCGGTACGTTCTGCTGCTGATTTAGGTGTTTGGATGGTCGATTTACACGCTTCAGGTGGTTTAACCATGATGGAAGAAGCGAAAAAAATTCTTGAGCCGTATGGCAAAGATGCACCGTTATTAATTGCCGTAACAGTATTAACCAGTATGGAAGATTTAGACTTGTTACAAATTGGGATTAACGCTTCACCGATGGAACAAGTTATTCGTTTAGCGCACTTGGCGCAACGTGCCGGTTTAGACGGCGTGGTTTGTTCTCCACAAGAAGTGGAAGTGCTTCGTACGCATTGTGGTAAAGACTTTAAATTAGTCACACCGGGTATTCGTCCGGAAGGTTCGGATTTTGGTGATCAGCGCCGTGTAATGACACCAAAACAAGCAATTGATACTGGTTCAGACTATTTAGTGATTGGTCGACCGATTACCCAAGCTCAAGAGCCATTAGCGGTATTAAAATCAATTAATGCTTCTATTCGTTAA
- the yjgA gene encoding ribosome biogenesis factor YjgA encodes MAKKRSKNEIDWTDEEEEIIWVSKSEIKRDSEHLKKLGAELIELTPQNLEKIPLDEDLKDAIRQAQGFKLEARRRQIQFIGKLLRNRDPEPIQEALDKVKNRHNQQQALLHKLELVRDQLVNMGDASLNHLLNEYPQLDRQHLRNLIRGAQKEREANKPAKNYREIFQYLKTEIAE; translated from the coding sequence ATGGCTAAAAAACGTAGCAAAAATGAAATTGATTGGACGGATGAGGAAGAAGAAATCATCTGGGTGAGTAAAAGCGAAATTAAACGAGATTCAGAACATCTAAAAAAACTCGGAGCTGAATTAATTGAATTAACCCCGCAAAACCTCGAAAAGATCCCACTTGACGAAGATTTAAAAGATGCCATTCGTCAAGCACAAGGTTTTAAACTTGAAGCTCGTCGCCGCCAAATCCAGTTTATCGGTAAATTATTGCGTAATCGTGATCCGGAGCCGATTCAAGAAGCGTTGGATAAAGTGAAAAATCGTCATAACCAACAGCAAGCATTATTGCATAAATTAGAATTAGTGCGTGATCAGCTGGTCAATATGGGCGATGCGTCTTTAAATCATTTACTGAACGAGTATCCGCAATTAGATCGCCAGCATTTACGCAACTTGATTCGTGGTGCGCAAAAAGAACGTGAGGCGAATAAACCGGCTAAAAACTATCGTGAGATTTTCCAATATTTAAAAACTGAAATTGCAGAATAA
- the yciH gene encoding stress response translation initiation inhibitor YciH — MTLVYSTESGRIVPEKVKAERPKGDGIVRIQRQTSGRKGKGVCVISGLDLDDVELKLLAAELKKRSGVGGSVKDGLIEIQGDNRDLLKQILEQKGFKVKLAGG; from the coding sequence ATGACATTAGTATATTCAACAGAGAGTGGGCGTATTGTGCCTGAGAAAGTAAAAGCGGAGCGTCCCAAAGGTGATGGAATTGTTCGTATTCAGCGTCAAACCAGCGGCAGAAAAGGTAAGGGAGTGTGTGTAATCAGCGGATTGGATTTGGATGATGTTGAACTCAAATTATTAGCAGCAGAACTGAAAAAACGTAGTGGTGTTGGCGGTTCAGTAAAAGATGGATTGATTGAGATTCAAGGCGATAATCGAGATTTACTGAAACAAATTTTGGAACAAAAAGGCTTTAAAGTAAAACTTGCCGGTGGTTAA
- the cmk gene encoding (d)CMP kinase, producing MSNFIITVDGPSGAGKGTLCHALAEKLGFDFLDSGAIYRITALAALKAGVALDDEERVAEVGRHLNVKFTPKNGEIKVILDGENVGDQIRTAEAGQNASKVAVFPKVRDALLQRQRDFSSPNGLIADGRDMGTVVFPEAQVKLFLDASAEERTKRRVKQLQEKGFNANFDEILAEIKERDFRDRNRPVAPLVPAKDALLLDSTNLSIEEVIAQALEHIAKFRTI from the coding sequence ATGAGCAATTTTATTATTACTGTTGATGGCCCTAGTGGTGCTGGCAAAGGTACATTATGCCATGCATTAGCTGAAAAATTAGGGTTCGATTTCTTAGATTCGGGTGCTATTTATCGCATTACTGCATTAGCGGCATTAAAAGCAGGTGTTGCATTAGATGATGAAGAACGTGTTGCTGAAGTCGGTCGTCACCTCAATGTAAAATTTACTCCTAAAAATGGCGAGATCAAAGTTATATTAGACGGTGAGAATGTCGGTGACCAAATTCGTACTGCTGAAGCTGGACAAAATGCCTCGAAAGTTGCTGTATTCCCAAAAGTACGAGATGCGTTATTGCAACGTCAGCGTGACTTCAGTTCTCCGAACGGTTTGATTGCGGATGGGCGAGATATGGGAACAGTCGTATTTCCAGAAGCTCAAGTGAAATTATTTCTTGATGCAAGCGCTGAAGAACGCACAAAAAGACGTGTAAAACAGTTGCAAGAAAAGGGATTTAATGCTAACTTTGACGAGATTTTAGCCGAGATTAAAGAGCGTGACTTCCGTGATAGAAATCGCCCTGTTGCGCCGTTGGTTCCAGCTAAAGATGCGTTATTGTTAGATTCGACAAATCTGTCGATTGAAGAAGTAATTGCTCAAGCATTAGAGCATATTGCGAAATTCAGAACAATTTAA
- a CDS encoding UbiX family flavin prenyltransferase encodes MKQRIIIGISGASGFQYGYKALELLKSLDVETHLVLTKGAEMTRSLETNIEREQLLDLASQVHSIHNVGASIASGSFKTLGMLVAPCSIRTLSAIALGFSDNLLTRAADVVLKERRKLVLMVRETPFNLAHIDNMRRVTEMGGIIFPPVPAFYQNPTTIDELVTHSVSKALDLFDFNLPMPRWGETNNKE; translated from the coding sequence ATGAAACAACGAATTATTATTGGTATTAGTGGTGCAAGTGGCTTTCAATACGGCTATAAAGCACTTGAATTACTTAAATCGCTTGATGTGGAAACCCATTTAGTACTCACTAAAGGGGCAGAAATGACTCGTTCATTAGAAACGAATATTGAGCGGGAACAGCTGCTAGATTTAGCTTCACAAGTACACTCTATTCACAATGTCGGCGCAAGTATTGCCAGCGGTTCTTTTAAAACCCTCGGTATGTTGGTCGCCCCCTGCTCAATTCGCACGCTTTCAGCAATTGCGCTTGGTTTTAGCGATAATCTTTTAACTCGAGCGGCAGATGTCGTATTAAAAGAACGTCGTAAATTGGTACTAATGGTACGAGAAACCCCATTTAACTTAGCCCATATTGATAATATGCGCCGAGTCACAGAAATGGGCGGCATCATTTTCCCGCCGGTACCCGCTTTCTATCAAAACCCAACTACAATAGATGAGCTGGTAACACACAGTGTTTCTAAAGCATTAGATCTATTTGATTTCAATTTACCAATGCCTCGCTGGGGCGAAACTAACAATAAGGAGTAA
- the lapB gene encoding lipopolysaccharide assembly protein LapB, protein MLELLFLLLPIAALYGWYMGQRSAKKDQESVNNKFSRDYVTGLNFLLSNQQEKAVDLFLSMLQKQESENQITTESQFEAELTLGNLFRSRGEVDRALRIHQALDASPHYSIEQKLLAKQQLAKDFMAAGFYDRAENYYILLLDEPEFAVNSLTQLMAIYQKTKEWKKAINVSEKLLKIEPDTDKVPLAHYYCEYAQTIKAENVEEHLSALKKALEYYPLCARASILLGDYYLEQYQFKHALVNFEHILLQDPNYISEVLQKIKACYIALNDLVNYELFLIRANQIKHNSSVDIALTEFIEQKDGVIAAHSKLYQQLSQYPNMLTFHRFIHYQINEAEEGSAKESLVLLHNMVGERIKKGFQYRCLNCGYQSYRLSWYCPSCRQWEQIKPIHSIDT, encoded by the coding sequence ATGCTTGAACTACTGTTCCTTTTATTGCCAATTGCCGCTCTTTACGGGTGGTATATGGGACAACGCAGTGCAAAAAAGGATCAAGAATCTGTCAATAACAAATTTTCCCGTGATTATGTTACGGGTTTGAATTTTCTTTTATCTAATCAGCAGGAAAAGGCAGTTGATCTTTTTCTGTCGATGCTCCAAAAACAAGAATCTGAAAATCAGATTACTACCGAATCTCAATTTGAAGCCGAGCTTACACTAGGAAATTTATTTCGTTCCCGTGGTGAAGTTGATCGTGCCTTACGTATTCATCAAGCACTTGATGCAAGTCCTCATTATTCTATAGAACAAAAATTACTTGCTAAGCAGCAGCTGGCCAAAGACTTTATGGCTGCCGGTTTTTATGACCGTGCCGAAAATTACTATATCTTATTACTTGATGAGCCTGAATTTGCGGTTAATTCGTTAACGCAATTAATGGCGATTTATCAAAAAACTAAAGAGTGGAAGAAAGCGATAAATGTCTCAGAAAAACTCTTAAAAATTGAACCGGATACAGATAAAGTACCATTAGCACATTATTATTGTGAATATGCACAAACAATAAAAGCGGAAAACGTTGAAGAGCATTTAAGTGCTTTAAAGAAAGCATTGGAATATTATCCGCTTTGTGCGAGAGCCTCTATTTTGTTAGGTGATTATTATTTAGAGCAGTACCAGTTTAAACATGCTTTAGTGAATTTTGAACATATTCTCTTGCAAGATCCAAACTATATCAGCGAAGTTTTACAGAAAATTAAGGCTTGCTACATTGCACTTAACGATTTAGTTAATTATGAGTTATTTCTTATTCGTGCGAATCAAATAAAACACAATAGCAGTGTAGATATCGCATTAACTGAGTTTATTGAGCAAAAAGATGGGGTCATTGCAGCACATTCAAAGCTTTATCAGCAATTGAGTCAGTATCCTAATATGCTAACCTTTCATCGATTTATTCATTATCAAATCAATGAAGCGGAAGAAGGAAGCGCAAAGGAGAGTTTAGTGCTTTTACATAATATGGTAGGCGAGCGTATTAAAAAAGGTTTCCAATATCGCTGCTTGAATTGCGGTTACCAAAGTTATCGCCTTAGTTGGTATTGTCCTTCTTGTCGTCAATGGGAACAGATCAAACCGATTCATAGTATTGATACATAA
- the secG gene encoding preprotein translocase subunit SecG, whose translation MLNVLTIIYLVVAIALIGFILMQQGKGADAGASFGAGAAGTVFGSAGSANFLSRTTAILAVIFFGISLLIGNLNSHQVAPKSQFEDLSGVQQKVEQPAKVETQNNDIPQ comes from the coding sequence ATGTTAAACGTACTAACAATTATTTATCTCGTTGTTGCAATTGCATTAATTGGATTTATTTTAATGCAGCAAGGTAAAGGTGCTGATGCCGGTGCTTCTTTTGGAGCGGGCGCTGCCGGAACTGTTTTCGGTTCAGCAGGTTCAGCAAATTTCTTATCAAGAACAACAGCGATTTTAGCAGTTATCTTTTTTGGCATTAGCTTACTTATTGGTAATTTAAATTCACACCAAGTAGCGCCAAAAAGTCAATTCGAAGATTTAAGCGGTGTTCAACAAAAAGTAGAGCAGCCTGCAAAAGTAGAAACCCAAAATAACGATATTCCTCAATAG